One genomic window of Elaeis guineensis isolate ETL-2024a chromosome 2, EG11, whole genome shotgun sequence includes the following:
- the LOC105040491 gene encoding small ribosomal subunit protein eS24z, translating into MAEKAVTIRTRKFMTNRLLSRRQFVIDVLHPGRANVSKAELKEKLAKLYEVKDPNTIFVFKFRTHFGGGKSTGFGLIYDSVENAKKYEPKYRLIRNGLATKVEKSRKQMKERKNRAKKVRGVKKAKAGDAAKAGKKK; encoded by the exons ATGGCGGAGAAGGCGGTGACGATTAGAACTCGGAAATTCATGACCAATCGTCTTCTCTCCCGCAGGCAATTC GTCATCGATGTCCTTCACCCCGGAAGAGCTAATGTCTCCAAG GCGGAGTTGAAGGAGAAGTTGGCAAAGCTTTATGAGGTGAAGGATCCGAACACGATCTTTGTTTTCAAGTTTCGGACTCATTTTGGAGGAGGGAAATCTACCGGTTTTGGGTTGATTTACGACTCGGTGGAGAACGCCAAGAAGTATGAGCCCAAGTATCGGCTCATCAGG AATGGGCTTGCCACAAAGGTTGAGAAGTCAAGGAAGCAAATGAAGGAAAGGAAAAACAGAGCAAAGAAAGTCCGAGGTGTCAAGAAG GCGAAAGCTGGAGATGCTGCGAAGGCTGGGAAGAAGAAGTGA